The Henckelia pumila isolate YLH828 chromosome 2, ASM3356847v2, whole genome shotgun sequence genome includes a window with the following:
- the LOC140881621 gene encoding uncharacterized protein, whose product MRAPQRPIQAVSSWVRRQPPKVKAFLAVISGMAALVLLRAIVHDHDNLFVAAEAVHSIGISVLIYKLMKEKTCAGLSLKSQELTAIFLAVRLYCSFVMEYDIHTLLDMATLATTLWVIYMIRLKLRSSYMEDKDNFALYYVLVPCAVLALLIHPSTSHHLVNRIAWAFCVYLEAISVLPQLRVMQNTKIVEPFTAHYVFALGVARFLSCAHWVLQVLDSRGHLLVALGHGLWPSMVLISEIVQTFILADFCYYYVKSVFGGQLVLRLPSGVV is encoded by the exons ATGAGGGCTCCACAAAGACCGATCCAAGCTGTGTCGTCGTGGGTGCGGCGGCAGCCACCCAAGGTGAAGGCGTTTCTGGCCGTCATCAGTGGTATGGCGGCGCTCGTGCTCCTCCGCGCAATTGTACACGATCACGACAATCTTTTCGTAGCTGCGGAAGCGGTTCACTCGATTGGAATCTCTGTTCTTATTTACAAGCTTATGAAGGAGAAAACTTGCGCCG GGCTTTCACTCAAATCCCAGGAGCTGACGGCTATCTTTTTGGCTGTTAGATTGTACTGCAGTTTTGTTATGGAATATGACATACACACGTTGCTTGACATGGCTACACTAGCGACAACCTTGTGGGTTATTTACATGATTCGGCTTAAGCTAAGGTCAAGTTACATGGAGGATAAGGACAATTTTGCACTATACTATGTG TTGGTTCCTTGTGCTGTTTTAGCTCTGTTGATACACCCATCTACATCACATCACTTAGTCAACCGGATTGCTTGGGCCTTCTGTGTTTACCTTGAAGCCATTTCCGTCCTACCTCAACTAAGAGTGATGCAAAACACTAAG ATTGTTGAACCATTTACGGCTCATTATGTATTTGCATTGGGTGTTGCGAGGTTCCTGAGCTGTGCCCATTGGGTTCTCCAG GTGTTGGACAGTCGTGGTCATCTTCTTGTGGCATTGGGTCATGGACTATGGCCATCAATGGTTCTTATATCAGAGATTGTTCAAACCTTCATCCTGGCCGACTTTTGTTATTACTACGTTAAAAG TGTATTCGGAGGGCAGCTTGTGCTGCGCCTTCCTTCTGGCGTGGTGTAA
- the LOC140880774 gene encoding snakin-2 has product MAGFRVLIASILLTLLVLQQVQASQINKAVSGTVASFPKIDCGGACAVRCKLSSRPRLCKRACGTCCARCNCVPPGTYGNYEACACYATMTTRGNKRKCP; this is encoded by the exons ATGGCTGGTTTCAGAGTTCTTattgcttcaatcttgctcacTCTGCTTGTCTTGCAGCAAGTCCAAGCATCTCAA ATTAACAAGGCCGTTTCAGGAACTGTGGCTTCCTTCCCGAAAATAG ACTGCGGCGGGGCCTGTGCGGTGAGGTGCAAATTGTCATCGAGGCCAAGGCTTTGCAAGAGGGCTTGCGGCACATGCTGCGCCAGGTGCAACTGTGTTCCGCCGGGCACGTATGGAAATTACGAGGCCTGCGCTTGCTACGCAACCATGACAACTCGTGGTAACAAGCGCAAGTGCCCGTAG
- the LOC140880773 gene encoding uncharacterized protein, translating into MEITKIQCYDNIMAPLCHMLCYLEYDVLSSEFSSFQSVIYRFFKMSYAIPHVLCSSEFTRLTPHINCHSGQEFLYILHSDDLIQTQVTSTLQETNQAFYQAKGSTSMGAGVPRGHFVVYVGESTEKKRFVVPISYLNEPLFQDLLSRAEEEFGFNHPTGGLTIPCNEDQFTNLTSCLARS; encoded by the exons ATGgaaatcacaaaaattcaatgcTATGACAACATAATGGCCCCTCTGTGCCATATGCTATGTTATCTTGAGTATGATGTTTTATCGTCTGAGTTTTCCTCGTTTCAATCTGTTATATATCGATTTTTTAAGATGTCATATGCGATTCCTCATGTGTTATGTTCCTCAGAATTCACTAGACTCACACCACACATCAACTGCCACTCTGGTCAAGAATTCCTATATATACTCCACTCAGATGACCTTATACAAACACAAGTCACAAGTACTCTTCAAGAAACTAATCAAGCTTTCTACCAAG CGAAAGGATCGACTTCAATGGGAGCTGGTGTTCCAAGGGGTCATTTTGTGGTTTATGTTGGGGAGAGTACCGAAAAGAAGAGATTCGTTGTTCCAATATCATACTTGAATGAACCTTTGTTTCAAGATTTACTGAGTCGAGCTGAAGAAGAATTCGGATTCAATCATCCAACTGGTGGCCTCACCATTCCCTGCAACGAGGATCAGTTCACTAATCTCACCTCTTGCTTGGCCAGATCATGA
- the LOC140879865 gene encoding transcription initiation factor TFIID subunit 14b, with the protein MSQSQGADQPDVADPLLKSQSSKMAKSEDNEKKSLVKKLKDSEICLPIVYGNIAVWLGKKATEHQSHKWTIYVRGATNEDLGVVVKRVVFQLHSSFNNPTRIIETPPFELSESGWGEFEIAMTLFFHADVSEKPLHLFHHLKLYPEDESGPLSIKKPVVVEAYDEIVFSEPTEAFFARAQNYPALVVPRLPVDFTMPPVPMEEHGDGKRGDTKDHPLNQWFTNFSEADELLKLAAARQQVQAHIARLRRQMNLIDGQQQHLKASDL; encoded by the exons ATGTCTCAGAGTCAAGGTGCTGATCAGCCGGATGTAGCTGACCCGCTTCTAAAATCACAGAGCTCAAAAATGGCAAAATCGGAAGACAATGAGAAAAAA AGCTTGGTTAAGAAGCTTAAAGATTCAGAAATCTGTCTTCCCATTGTTTATGGTAACATTGCGGTTTGGCTGGGCAAGAAGGCGACCGA GCATCAATCACATAAGTGGACAATATATGTTCGTGGGGCGACGAATGAGGATCTGGGAGTGGTGGTAAAGCGTGTGGTATTTCAACTGCATTCGAGCTTTAATAATCCCACGAGGATTATCGAGACTCCGCCTTTTGAGTTATCCGAGTCTGGATGGGGTGAATTCGAAATTGCCATGACCCTTTTCTTCCATGCTGATGTCAGCGAGAAACCGTTGCACTT GTTTCACCATTTGAAGTTGTATCCAGAGGATGAGTCTGGTCCCCTTTCCATTAAGAAGCCTGTTGTTGTGGAAGCCTATGATGAAATTGTTTTCTCAGAGCCTACAGAGGCGTTCTTTGCTCGGGCACAAAATTATCCTGCACTTGTTGTACCTAGACTGCCTGTTGACTTTACAATGCCTCCTG TGCCTATGGAGGAACATGGCGACGGGAAGAGAGGTGACACCAAAGATCATCCCCTGAACCAATGGTTTACCAATTTCTCTGAGGCTGATGAACTATTAAAACTCGCTGCAGCTCGCCAGCAG GTGCAAGCACACATTGCAAGACTGAGAAGGCAGATGAATTTGATAGATGGGCAGCAACAACACTTGAAAGCATCTGACCTGTAA